The following are encoded together in the Strix aluco isolate bStrAlu1 chromosome 13, bStrAlu1.hap1, whole genome shotgun sequence genome:
- the CDHR2 gene encoding cadherin-related family member 2 yields the protein MAWHSLLLLPFLLVTVSGNTAPFFNMTIVYVPEDLELGQYAFQLKAIDIDGDPLTYSISGPEAFYFSVNAQTGNVTLRNSLDRELQARLTITVGVFDGMNDAVSRKLTIIVEDRNDNAPVFQNLTYKASIPETTKIGSVIFTVFANDSDTGNASKVTYSIEEVIPDNTENHWLFYILANGNVVLNGSLDYAKNTFYQIKILAKDGGGMLHNVLTFHETSTYLSLTIEDQPNLDPRFLSEPYSGSVPENCALGTTVLTVTAMDRDTGVNDKIFYNITNASVPFAINAMMGVITVSGPLDREQLPSEEVLLEVTAREKNLDIHNKVAQASTLVKVVVTDVNDNKPKFYHCSLPSCNFSTGAQNNFRGSIIEHSSSRLPVSNLNIVAHDPDKSINSNYELYLQGPNATAFTVSPPEIVGTGEVQLLVQNPSAVDYEISHVMVVQIIANDMGNPTDCCSTATVTIDLIDSNDHIPEFPRSTYNLSVMENSPAGTIISSNITAYDPDSGALGQITYQLLPESIRKIFTVNATTGAVLVQNGSLLDRETRSIYYANLQAKDGGNLVGTTVLEITVLDDNDMAPIITGSYFISVEEGQNIRTQIQAIDNDEPGNRNSKLGFKILPGPFSDNFTINAATGEVRSKEPLDREALEDERGQIVVTVEVYDHGVPQLSTLVNVTITVGDVNDNAPMFLNQSYEFSVFEDSPGSFVGEVEATDADRTEINSRISFLLQRGSGSSNFLIRSSYLGTGYYSGQLSMDPDMSLDYDSLQQKFFSLVVLAENTAADNVGDTANVSVVVHILDINDEPPTILPDSLQDVHVSENGTQQGLVRTLAASDPDTNHSLVFEELAVACFKGASSAGEVCWDWFMLAPNGSVLVNSSDIDYELCDRVVLTLRAEDLYTEKGNRYSQNETLRILITDVNDNMPVFLPISETFVVVPEISPVDLQVATVKATDADSGLKGTITFFIISVVLVEDNGVSRPFENLFKVVTTPEQNSYVGSIQVASNLDGSLKGEYQVTVEARDGEAPVHTAQTVLNIFAVDQSYRVRLQFVTAVDEVQSNSESIKAALTTATKAGVYVAAIRSMEDTRASRVKAKSVMEAYFVYSNGTALDVNQLSVLIQSNPLVLAELVNLGLAVIGPGEVAKPTKETELIGIIAGLAAFLLVFILIMTLVLVLTTKSYKRKLSAMKALKVATTFSPAMAQQGAGIPGTNQYNAEGANPMLNLSLTPSHDLGFHEDSISVASMNSLDENTVNAPWDNNLKAKQDDMQLTDSNNEEVLVAALNMKEPNKTVYINTTFTTTDL from the exons ATGGCATGGCACTcgttgctgctgctccccttcctCCTGGTGACAG TTTCAGGCAACACAGCCCCCTTCTTCAACATGACCATCGTCTATGTGCCTGAGGACCTGGAGTTGG GCCAGTATGCTTTCCAGCTGAAGGCTATTGACATAGACGGGGACCCGCTCACCTACAGCATCAGCGGGCCAGAGGCCTTCTACTTCTCTGTCAATGCCCAGACGGGCAACGTGACGCTGAGGAACTCCCTGGACCGCGAG CTCCAGGCCAGGCTCACCATCACCGTCGGAGTGTTCGATGGGATGAACGATGCA GTCTCCAGAAAACTCACAATCATCGTGGAGGACCGTAATGACAACGCCCCAGTCTTCCAGAACCTGACGTATAAAGCCTCCATCCCTGAG ACCACAAAAATCGGCAGTGTCATCTTCACCGTGTTTGCCAACGACAGTGACACCGGGAACGCCTCCAAAGTCACCTACAGCATCGAGGAG GTGATCCCAGACAACACGGAGAATCATTGGCTCTTCTACATCCTGGCCAACGGGAACGTGGTGCTCAATGGCTCACTGGACTATGCCAAGAACACCTTCTACCAGATCAAGATCCTCGCCAAG GACGGCGGGGGGATGCTGCACAACGTGTTGACCTTCCATGAGACCTCAACCTACCTGTCCCTGACCATCGAGGACCAGCCCAACCTGGACCCACGGTTCCTCAGTGAGCCCTACTCTGGCTCTGTGCCTGAGAACTGCGCCTTG GGCACCACTGTGTTGACCGTCACCGCCATGGACAGAGACACAGGGGTGAATGACAAAATCTTCTACAACATCACCA ATGCCAGCGTCCCCTTTGCTATCAATGCCATGATGGGCGTCATCACTGTGAGCGGGCCCCTGGACCGTGAGCAGCTGCCAAGCGAGGAGGTGCTGCTGGAAGTCACA gCACGTGAGAAGAACCTGGATATCCACAACAAGGTGGCCCAGGCCAGCACCCTGGTAAAAGTCGTGGTAACCGATGTCAACGACAACAAGCCCAAGTTCTAccactgctccctccccagctgcaaCTTCTCCACTGGTGCCCAGAACAACTTCAGGGGCAGCATCATAGAGCACTCCTCCTCCAGACTGCCTGTGTCCAACCTCAACATCGTTGCCCACGACCCAGATAAG AGCATCAACAGCAATTACGAGCTGTACCTGCAGGGTCCGAATGCCACCGCCTTCACTGTCTCCCCCCCAGAGATTGTGGGCACAGGGGAAGTCCAGCTCCTGGTGCAAAACCCATCTGCTGTGGACTACGAGATAAGCCATGTCATGGTGGTGCAG aTCATTGCTAATGACATGGGGAACCCCACAGACTGCTGCTCCACGGCCACCGTGACCATTGACCTCATTGACAGTAACGACCACATCCCTGAGTTCCCCCGGAGCACCTACAACCTGAGTGTGATGGAGAACAGCCCTGCTGGCACCATCATCTCCTCAAACATCACG gCCTACGATCCGGACAGCGGTGCCCTGGGACAGATCACCTACCAGCTGCTCCCGGAGAGCAT CCGTAAAATCTTCACGGTGAACGCCACGACCGGGGCAGTGCTGGTGCAGAATGGGAGCTTACTGGACCGGGAGACTCGCTCCATCTACTATGCCAACCTCCAGGCCAAGGATGGGGGCAACCTGGTGGGCACCACGGTGCTGGAGATCACCGTGCTGGATGACAACGACATGGCGCCCATCATCACTGGCTCCTACTTCATCTCAGTGGAAGAGGGGCAGAACATCAGAACACAGATCCAG GCCATCGACAACGATGAGCCTGGCAACCGCAACAGCAAATTGGGCTTCAAGATCTTGCCAGGACCATTCAGCGACAACTTCACCATCAACGCAGCCACCGGTGAGGTGCGCAGCAAGGAGCCGCTGGACCGTGAGGCCTTGGAAGATGAGCGGGGGCAGATTGTGGTGACGGTGGAGGTGTACGACCACGGCGTGCCACAGCTCAGCACCTTGGTGAACGTCACCATCACTGTGGGG GATGTGAACGACAATGCACCCATGTTCCTCAACCAGTCCTATGAGTTCTCAGTCTTTGAAGACTCTCCAG GGTCCTTTGTGGGTGAGGTGGAGGCCACAGATGCCGACCGGACAGAGATCAATTCCCGCATTTCCTTCCTACTTCAGAGGGGCAGTGGCTCCAGCAACTTCTTGATCCGCTCATCCTACCTGGGGACAGGGTACTACAGTGGTCAGCTGTCCATGGACCCCGACATGTCCCTGGACTATGACAGCCTGCAGCAGAAGTTCTTCTCCTTGGTGGTGCTGGCGGAGAACACGGCCGCAGACAACGTGGGGGACACTGCCAATGTCTCGGTGGTGGTCCACATCCTAGACATCAATGACGAGCCCCCCACCATCCTGCCCGATTCACTGCAGGACGTGCATGTGAGCGAGAATGGCACACAGCAGGGTCTGGTCCGCACGCTGGCTGCTTCCGACCCAGACACCAACCACTCGCTGGTCTTTGAGGAGCTGGCGGTCGCCTGCTTCAAGGGGGCGAGCAGCGCCGGGGAGGTGTGCTGGGACTGGTTCATGCTGGCACCCAATGGCTCAGTGCTGGTGAACAGCTCGGACATTGACTACGAGCTGTGTGACAGGGTGGTGCTCACGCTGCGGGCTGAAGACCTGTACACCGAGAAGGGCAACCGCTACAGCCAGAATG AAACCCTGAGGATCCTCATCACCGATGTGAACGACAACATGCCCGTCTTTCTGCCCATCTCAGAGACCTTTG TGGTTGTCCCCGAAATCTCTCCTGTGGACCTGCAAGTGGCTACCGTGAAG GCCACGGATGCTGACTCAGGGCTGAAGGGAACCATCACCTTCTTCATCATCAGTGTGGTGCTTGTGGAGGACAACGGGGTCAGCCGGCCCTTTGAGAATCTCTTCAAGGTGGTGACAACACCTGAGCAGAACAGCTACGTCGGGAGCATCCA GGTGGCCAGCAACCTCGATGGCTCACTGAAGGGCGAGTACCAGGTGACGGTGGAGGCTCGGGACGGCGAGGCACCAGTGCACACAGCACAGACCGTGCTGAAC ATCTTTGCAGTTGATCAGAGCTACCGCGTTCGCCTCCAGTTTGTCACAGCGGTGGATGAAGTCCAGAGTAATTCTGAAAGCATCAAAGC GGCCCTGACCACCGCGACCAAGGCAGGGGTCTACGTGGCGGCCATCCGGAGCATGGAGGACACCCGTGCTTCCCG GGTGAAAGCCAAGTCGGTGATGGAGGCGTACTTTGTCTACAGCAACGGCACTGCCCTGGACGTCAACCAGCTGAGCGT GCTCATACAGTCCAACCCGCTGGTCCTGGCTGAGCTGGTGAACCTGGGCCTGGCCGTCATC GGCCCCGGGGAGGTGGCAAAGCCCACGAAGGAGACGGAGCTGATCGGCATCATCGCAGGGCTGGCGGCGTTCCTGCTTGTCTTCATCCTCATCATGACCCTGGTCTTGGTTCTTACCACCAAGAG CTACAAGAGGAAGCTGAGTGCGATGAAGGCTCTGAAGGTGGCCACGACGTTCAGCCCTGCCATGGCACAGCAGGGAGCTGGCATCCCTGGGACTAACCAGTACAATGCAGAGGG GGCCAACCCCATGCTGAACCTCTCGCTCACTCCCTCCCATGACCTGGGCTTCCACGAGGACTCCATCTCCGTGGCCAG CATGAATTCCCTGGATGAAAACACAGTAAACGCACCCTGGGACAACAACCTCAAGGCCAAG caggacGACATGCAGCTCACAGACTCCAACAATGAGGAGGTGCTGGTGGCCGCCCTGAACATGAAGGAACCCAACAAAACAGTGTACATCAACACCACCTTCACCACCACAGACTTGTGA
- the GPRIN1 gene encoding G protein-regulated inducer of neurite outgrowth 1, which yields MAAGCDPTAPHPVAKSQPGHGGHFSPLLCQDVILPVVSLVPPRPGCLLEGAFPTSLVSKQPGVPAPITLASPYRSIGVRGSPPPSPPRWHVVPVPRAGWGAAPPRPGDAWEGSGHLHHQGCLRHVPPLRQLQQLLDLAPGRAAPGEGWLLRPTAGLAWEKPFPGMGSAKEPEGLQLLSRQAGAEDACEPGASSPGCLPAGECLPGSGCAAGDRAMRTCCVAEPESQATTASPVAEKKVPSSTGPSPSTLLPDASVEPSVAAAMGSCGGPGGTASACGLAGMGVPGTQMENMSPVPPLPEPCLKAPSKDVGSTPAPAKHVVFVEPAVGAGAAELPSQEQPQGGTGTSLGAAPQPRGGEAPMHPQGGTADPPGTGTVGSGSRGEAGLSPTTLGQGRAEGSPAQGADAGSSQQPRTAKLLCESYSFEVTPPQDAGTQDMGTQVDSRASLVSVALSPMSPLGGAAAFTFPKREPGSAAPPRPEPSKKDAEMQVSMPVETRSVATGPMTPVAKSPQASYPEVHVKGTVVEEAPEPIREVSWDEKGMTWEVYGASMEVEVLGMAIQKHLEKQIEEHGRQVVMTPQSTRTGSIKGAPRKGEAKRQPSIFRALLQNVRRPRCCSRAGPATE from the exons ATGGCAGCAGGATGcgaccccacagccccccaccctgtGGCAAAGTCCCAGCCAGGGCATGGGGGACATTTCAGTCCCCTCCTCTGCCAGGACGTGATCCTGCCCGTGGTGTCCCTTGTGCCCCCCAGG CCTGGCTGTTTACTGGAAGGAGCATTTCCAACCTCCCTTGTCTCCAAGCAACCAGGTGTGCCAGCTCCCATCACACTGGCCTCACCCTATAGATCTATAG GGGTACGCGGGAGCCCACCTCCATCCCCGCCGCGGTGGCACGTTGTCCCCGTCCCGCGGGCTGgttggggtgcagcccccccccgccccggtgatGCCTGGGAGGGAAGCGGCCATCTCCATCACCAG GGGTGCCTGCGCCACGTCCCCCCGCTccggcagctgcagcagctcctggatcTCGCTCCCGGTCGGGCCGCGCCGGGGGAAGGCTGGCTTTTACG ACCCACGGCAGGACTAGCATGGGAGAAGCCTTTCCCGGGCATGGGCAGTGCTAAGGAGCCcgaggggctgcagctgctgagccGCCAGGCCGGGGCCGAGGACGCCTGCGAGCCCGGCGCCAGCTCTCCCGGCTGCCTGCCGGCTGGCGAGTGCCTGCCCGGCTCTGGCTGTGCCGCAGGGGACCGTGCCATGAGGACCTGCTGCGTGGCTGAGCCGGAGAGCCAGGCCACCACGGCCAGCCCAGTGGCGGAGAAGAAGGTGCCATCGTCAACAGGACCGTCTCCCAGCACGCTTCTCCCGGACGCCAGCGTGGAGCCAAGTGTGGCGGCAGCGATGGGGAGCTGCGGGGGACCAGGTGGCACTGCCTCTGCCTGTGGTCTTGCAGGGATGGGGGTCCCCGGTACCCAGATGGAGAACatgtcccctgtgccccccctGCCTGAGCCCTGCCTCAAGGCGCCCAGCAAGGACGTGGGGAGCACGCCGGCTCCTGCCAAACATGTGGTGTTCGTGGAGCCTGCCGTGGGCGCCGGAGCAGCTGAGCTTCCAagccaggagcagccccagggtggcacagggacatCCCTGGGTGCTGCACCCCAGCCGAGGGGTGGTGAGGCTCCCATGCACCCCCAGGGGGGCACAGCGGACCCTCCTGGCACCGGCACTGTGGGGAGCGGGAGCCGAGGCGAGGCAGGGCTGAGCCCCACCACCCTGGGCCAGGGCAGAGCCGAGGGGAGCCCAGCCCAGGGTGCGGATGCCGGGAGCAGCCAGCAGCCCCGGACAGCCAAGCTGCTCTGCGAGTCCTACTCCTTCGAGGTGACCCCACCACAGGATGCCGGGACACAGGACATGGGGACGCAAGTGGACAGCCGAGCGTCCCTGGTGTCGGTGGCCTTGAGCCCCATGAGCCCCCTGGGCGGGGCTGCTGCCTTCACCTTCCCCAAGAGagagccaggctctgctgctccccCACGCCCAGAGCCCTCCAAGAAGGACGCAGAGATGCAGGTGTCCATGCCCGTGGAGACCCGCTCAGTGGCCACCGGGCCCATGACACCAGTGGCCAAGTCCCCGCAGGCCTCGTACCCCGAGGTGCACGTGAAAGGGACGGTGGTGGAGGAGGCTCCGGAGCCCATCCGGGAGGTGAGCTGGGACGAGAAGGGGATGACGTGGGAGGTGTATGGGGCCTCCATGGAGGTGGAGGTGCTGGGCATGGCCATCCAGAAGCACCTGGAGAAGCAGATCGAGGAGCACGGGCGGCAGGTGGTGATGACCCCCCAGAGCACCCGCACCGGCTCCATCAAGGGAGCCCCCCGCAAAGGCGAGGCCAAGAGGCAGCCCAGCATCTTTCGGGCTCTGCTGCAAAACGTCCGGCGGCCCCGGTGCTGCTcccgcgccggccccgccacGGAGTGA
- the RNF44 gene encoding RING finger protein 44 isoform X1, which yields MLHPAAHPPHQNPFMVDLHDQVHQGPVPLSYTVTTVTTQGFPIHAGQHIPGCSTQQLPACSVMFSGQHYPLCCLPPPLIQACAMQQLPVSYQTFPPIISSDHYILHPPPPPVPPHQPPHMAPLGQFVPLQAQHPRMPLQRIDNDVDLRGEQHPIAGFTYPPSHHAPTLSPSVPLHYLPHDPLHQELPFGVPYPHMMPRRLNTQRYRLQQALPPPPPPPPPPPYYPSFLPYFLSMLPVSPTAVGPTISLDLDVDDVEMENYEALLNLAERLGEAKPRGLTKADIEHLPSYRFNPESHQSEQTLCVVCFSDFEARQLLRVLPCNHEFHAKCVDKWLKANRTCPICRADASEVQREAD from the exons ATGCTTCACCCGGCCGCTCACCCGCCCCACCAGAACCCATTCATGGTGGATCTGCATGACCAG GTGCACCAGGGACCTGTCCCTCTCTCCTACACGGTTACCACCGTCACGACGCAAGGCTTCCCCATCCACGCCGGCCAGCACATCCCTGGGTGCAGCAcgcagcagctcccagcatgctCAGTGATGTTCAGTGGACAGCACTACCCGCTCTGCTGCCTCCCGCCCCCG CTGATCCAGGCATGCGCCATGCAACAGCTCCCCGTCTCCTACCAGACGTTCCCCCCCATCATCTCCAGCGACCATTACATCCTGCACCCGCCCCCGCCGCCAGTGCCCCCCCACCAGCCGCCCCACATGGCCCCCCTGGGGCAGTTTGTACCTCTCCAAGCCCAGCACCCGCGCATG CCTCTGCAGAGGATAGACAATGACGTGGACCTGCGAGGGGAGCAGCACCCCATCGCGGGCTTCACGTACCCCCCGTCCCACCACGCTCCCACGCTGTCCCCCTCGGTGCCGCTGCATTACCTCCCCCACGACCCGCTGCACCAAGAACTGCCATTTGGCGTG CCATACCCCCACATGATGCCCCGGCGGCTGAACACCCAGCGGTACCGGCTGCAGCaggcgctgccccccccgccaccccctccgccgccccccccgtACTACCCGAGCTTCCTGCCCTATTTCCT CTCTATGCTTCCTGTGTCGCCGACGGCCGTGGGTCCCACGATCAGCCTAGACCTGGACGTGGATGATGTGGAGATGGAGAATTACGAG GCACTGCTGAACCTGGCTGAGCGGCTGGGGGAGGCCAAGCCGCGGGGACTCACCAAAGCAGACATTGAGCACCTCCCGTCCTACCGCTTCAACCCTGAGAGCCACCAGTCTGAGCAGACCCT GTGCGTCGTGTGCTTCAGCGACTTTGAGGCCCGGCAGCTTCTCCGCGTCCTGCCCTGCAACCACGAGTTCCACGCCAAGTGTGTCGACAAATGGTTAAAG GCGAACCGTACCTGCCCCATCTGCCGGGCGGACGCGTCGGAGGTGCAGCGGGAGGCAGACTGA
- the RNF44 gene encoding RING finger protein 44 isoform X2 → MRPWELAVNRRPPSAPFNQRRFSGGPCSSPDHLRRSPPARRQWGRRDRPLATLLGQDEPQLHPAFPQQPHIPVDEPRSYALPSTPPRMLHPAAHPPHQNPFMVDLHDQVHQGPVPLSYTVTTVTTQGFPIHAGQHIPGCSTQQLPACSVMFSGQHYPLCCLPPPLIQACAMQQLPVSYQTFPPIISSDHYILHPPPPPVPPHQPPHMAPLGQFVPLQAQHPRMPLQRIDNDVDLRGEQHPIAGFTYPPSHHAPTLSPSVPLHYLPHDPLHQELPFGVPYPHMMPRRLNTQRYRLQQALPPPPPPPPPPPYYPSFLPYFLSMLPVSPTAVGPTISLDLDVDDVEMENYEALLNLAERLGEAKPRGLTKADIEHLPSYRFNPESHQSEQTLCVVCFSDFEARQLLRVLPCNHEFHAKCVDKWLKANRTCPICRADASEVQREAD, encoded by the exons ATGCGACCATGGGAACTGGCAGTGAATAGGCGGCCACCCTCTGCCCCTTTTAACCAGCGCCGTTTCTCGGGGGGACCCTGCAGCAGCCCCGATCACCTCCGGCGAAG cccccctgcCAGGCGTCAGTGGGGACGACGCGACCGACCTCTGGCAACCCTGCTGGGCCAGGATGAGCCCCAGCTGcaccctgccttcccccagcagcCGCACATCCCTGTAGATGAGCCCCGCTCCTACGCTCTCCCCAGCACGCCGCCACGAATGCTTCACCCGGCCGCTCACCCGCCCCACCAGAACCCATTCATGGTGGATCTGCATGACCAG GTGCACCAGGGACCTGTCCCTCTCTCCTACACGGTTACCACCGTCACGACGCAAGGCTTCCCCATCCACGCCGGCCAGCACATCCCTGGGTGCAGCAcgcagcagctcccagcatgctCAGTGATGTTCAGTGGACAGCACTACCCGCTCTGCTGCCTCCCGCCCCCG CTGATCCAGGCATGCGCCATGCAACAGCTCCCCGTCTCCTACCAGACGTTCCCCCCCATCATCTCCAGCGACCATTACATCCTGCACCCGCCCCCGCCGCCAGTGCCCCCCCACCAGCCGCCCCACATGGCCCCCCTGGGGCAGTTTGTACCTCTCCAAGCCCAGCACCCGCGCATG CCTCTGCAGAGGATAGACAATGACGTGGACCTGCGAGGGGAGCAGCACCCCATCGCGGGCTTCACGTACCCCCCGTCCCACCACGCTCCCACGCTGTCCCCCTCGGTGCCGCTGCATTACCTCCCCCACGACCCGCTGCACCAAGAACTGCCATTTGGCGTG CCATACCCCCACATGATGCCCCGGCGGCTGAACACCCAGCGGTACCGGCTGCAGCaggcgctgccccccccgccaccccctccgccgccccccccgtACTACCCGAGCTTCCTGCCCTATTTCCT CTCTATGCTTCCTGTGTCGCCGACGGCCGTGGGTCCCACGATCAGCCTAGACCTGGACGTGGATGATGTGGAGATGGAGAATTACGAG GCACTGCTGAACCTGGCTGAGCGGCTGGGGGAGGCCAAGCCGCGGGGACTCACCAAAGCAGACATTGAGCACCTCCCGTCCTACCGCTTCAACCCTGAGAGCCACCAGTCTGAGCAGACCCT GTGCGTCGTGTGCTTCAGCGACTTTGAGGCCCGGCAGCTTCTCCGCGTCCTGCCCTGCAACCACGAGTTCCACGCCAAGTGTGTCGACAAATGGTTAAAG GCGAACCGTACCTGCCCCATCTGCCGGGCGGACGCGTCGGAGGTGCAGCGGGAGGCAGACTGA